The following proteins come from a genomic window of Methylorubrum populi:
- the cyoD gene encoding cytochrome o ubiquinol oxidase subunit IV, with translation MSGAAHADDHGHGHDGHGQDAHGHGSFKDYVTGFVLSVILTAIPFWLVMGNVIDDKVVTGAVILGLAVVQIVVHMIYFLHMNTKSEGGWTFLALIFTVTIVVITLCGSIWVMHHLNTNMMPISAEEMRHAP, from the coding sequence ATGAGCGGGGCAGCGCACGCCGACGATCACGGGCATGGCCATGACGGCCACGGGCAGGACGCCCACGGCCACGGCTCGTTCAAGGATTACGTGACGGGCTTCGTGCTCTCCGTCATTCTGACGGCGATCCCGTTCTGGCTGGTGATGGGCAACGTCATCGACGACAAGGTCGTCACCGGCGCCGTCATCCTCGGGCTGGCCGTGGTGCAGATCGTGGTCCACATGATCTACTTCCTGCACATGAACACGAAGTCGGAGGGCGGCTGGACCTTCCTGGCGCTGATCTTCACGGTCACGATCGTGGTCATCACCCTGTGCGGCTCGATCTGGGTCATGCACCACCTCAACACCAACATGATGCCGATCTCGGCCGAGGAGATGCGTCACGCCCCCTGA
- the cyoC gene encoding cytochrome o ubiquinol oxidase subunit III, protein MASHANPALNPAIAGAASADVPDFLDLEGEHHPEGSTMLGFWIYLMSDCLIFAVLFATYAVLGRSYAAGPSPKDLFDLPIVAVNTSMLLFSSITYGFAMLAMERNDLAKTQLWLAVTGLFGAAFVGLELYEFAHLIHEGATPQRSGFLSAFFTLVGTHGLHVTFGLIWLVTLMVQTRLRGLVPENKRRLMCLSMFWHFLDVIWIGVFTFVYLMGVLQ, encoded by the coding sequence ATGGCATCCCATGCAAATCCCGCCCTGAACCCGGCTATCGCCGGGGCGGCCTCCGCCGACGTGCCGGACTTCCTCGATCTCGAGGGCGAGCATCACCCGGAAGGGAGCACGATGCTCGGCTTCTGGATCTACCTGATGAGCGACTGCCTCATCTTCGCGGTCCTGTTCGCCACCTACGCCGTGCTCGGCCGCAGCTACGCGGCCGGGCCCTCGCCCAAGGACCTGTTCGACCTGCCGATCGTGGCGGTGAACACGTCGATGCTGCTGTTCTCCTCCATCACCTACGGCTTCGCCATGCTGGCGATGGAGCGGAACGATCTGGCCAAGACCCAGCTCTGGCTGGCGGTGACGGGCCTGTTCGGCGCGGCCTTCGTCGGGCTCGAACTCTACGAGTTCGCGCACCTGATCCACGAGGGCGCCACGCCCCAGCGCAGCGGCTTCCTGTCGGCCTTCTTCACCCTGGTCGGCACCCACGGCCTGCACGTCACCTTCGGCCTGATCTGGCTCGTCACGCTGATGGTCCAGACCCGGCTGCGCGGCCTCGTGCCCGAGAACAAGCGCCGGCTGATGTGCCTGTCGATGTTCTGGCACTTCCTCGACGTCATCTGGATCGGCGTCTTCACCTTCGTGTACCTGATGGGAGTCCTGCAATGA